From one Micromonospora siamensis genomic stretch:
- a CDS encoding DNA-formamidopyrimidine glycosylase family protein: MPEGDTVWNTARVLHRALAGATLTGSDFRVPQLATTDLTGWTVRESASRGKHLLLRLAGRDGDLRTLHSHLRMEGAWRAYAPGERWTARPAHLIRVVLRSAGAVAVGYHLHELALVPTAEEESLVGHLGPDLLGPDWDPAEAVRRLAGHPGATIADALLDQRNLAGVGNLYKCEVLFLRGLSPWTPVGDVPDLAGTVSLAQRLLAANRGRWTQSTTGSLHRGGTSYVYGRRAQPCRRCGTAIRKAELGERVTYWCPVCQPGPQPAGAA, from the coding sequence GTGCCCGAAGGTGACACCGTCTGGAACACGGCCCGCGTGCTGCACCGCGCGTTGGCCGGAGCCACCCTGACCGGTTCCGACTTCCGGGTGCCGCAGCTGGCGACCACCGACCTGACGGGCTGGACGGTGCGCGAGTCGGCCAGCCGGGGCAAGCACCTGCTGCTGCGGCTCGCCGGCCGGGACGGCGACCTGCGTACGCTCCACTCCCACCTGCGGATGGAGGGCGCCTGGCGGGCGTACGCCCCGGGTGAGCGCTGGACGGCGCGGCCGGCGCACCTGATCCGGGTGGTGCTGCGCAGCGCCGGCGCGGTCGCGGTCGGCTACCACCTGCACGAGCTGGCGCTGGTGCCGACGGCCGAGGAGGAGTCCCTGGTCGGGCACCTCGGGCCGGATCTGCTCGGCCCGGACTGGGACCCGGCGGAGGCGGTCCGCCGGCTCGCCGGCCATCCGGGGGCCACCATCGCCGACGCGCTGCTGGACCAGCGCAACCTGGCCGGGGTGGGCAACCTCTACAAGTGCGAGGTGCTCTTCCTGCGCGGGCTGTCGCCGTGGACGCCGGTGGGTGACGTGCCGGACCTGGCCGGCACGGTGAGCCTGGCGCAGCGGCTGCTGGCGGCGAACCGGGGCCGGTGGACCCAGAGCACCACCGGCTCGCTGCACCGGGGCGGCACCAGCTACGTGTACGGCCGGCGGGCGCAGCCGTGCCGACGCTGCGGGACGGCGATCCGCAAGGCGGAGCTCGGCGAGCGGGTGACCTACTGGTGCCCGGTCTGTCAGCCGGGGCCGCAGCCGGCCGGCGCGGCCTGA
- a CDS encoding CPCC family cysteine-rich protein, with translation MGELEVPVVCPCCASLTGGGTCPICFWTDDGQGDTDADVVRGGPNGDLSLTHARLNFAVYGASHPRYQDAVRPARPDERPRPRA, from the coding sequence GTGGGTGAGCTCGAGGTTCCCGTCGTCTGTCCGTGCTGTGCGTCGCTGACCGGGGGCGGCACCTGCCCGATCTGTTTCTGGACCGACGACGGGCAGGGCGACACCGACGCCGACGTGGTCCGGGGCGGCCCGAACGGGGACCTGAGCCTGACCCACGCCCGGCTCAACTTCGCCGTCTACGGCGCCAGCCACCCCCGCTACCAGGACGCGGTCCGGCCGGCCCGCCCCGACGAGCGGCCCCGGCCCCGCGCCTGA
- a CDS encoding SAM hydrolase/SAM-dependent halogenase family protein, whose product MSPTGWISLTTDYGLADGFVAACHGVIARIAPAVRVIDVTHLVPPADVRRGAAVLAQTVPHLPVAVHVAVVDPGVGTSRRGVALATPGGMLVGPDNGLLVAAAGALGGITAAVELTNPAWCGPAVSSTFHGRDVFAPVAARLAAGAPLAEAGPPVPPADLVRLPEPALRPVAGGFAAEVLTVDHFGNVQLAAPADRLAGLPGTVRVAGRDATHGRTFGDAPAGGLVVYADSAGLVAVAVNGGRAVDLLAAGPGQVLTVTAPTGD is encoded by the coding sequence ATGTCCCCCACCGGATGGATCTCGCTCACCACCGACTACGGCCTGGCCGACGGGTTCGTGGCCGCCTGTCACGGGGTGATCGCCCGGATCGCGCCCGCCGTCCGGGTGATCGACGTGACCCATCTGGTGCCTCCGGCCGACGTGCGCCGGGGCGCGGCGGTGCTGGCCCAGACCGTGCCGCACCTGCCGGTGGCGGTGCACGTCGCCGTGGTGGACCCCGGGGTGGGCACGTCCCGCCGGGGCGTGGCCCTGGCCACCCCGGGCGGCATGCTGGTCGGGCCGGACAACGGCCTGCTGGTCGCCGCGGCCGGGGCGCTGGGTGGGATCACCGCCGCCGTGGAGCTGACCAACCCGGCGTGGTGCGGGCCGGCGGTCTCCTCCACCTTCCACGGCCGGGACGTCTTCGCCCCGGTGGCGGCCCGGCTGGCGGCGGGCGCGCCGCTGGCCGAGGCCGGTCCGCCGGTGCCACCGGCGGACCTGGTCCGGCTGCCGGAGCCGGCGCTCCGGCCGGTGGCGGGCGGTTTCGCCGCCGAGGTGCTGACCGTGGACCACTTCGGCAACGTGCAGCTCGCCGCGCCCGCCGACCGGCTGGCCGGCCTGCCCGGCACCGTACGGGTGGCCGGGCGGGACGCGACACACGGACGCACCTTCGGCGACGCCCCCGCCGGCGGGCTGGTGGTGTACGCCGACTCCGCCGGGCTGGTGGCGGTGGCGGTCAACGGCGGCCGGGCGGTGGACCTGCTGGCCGCCGGCCCCGGTCAGGTGCTCACCGTCACGGCGCCCACCGGCGACTGA